Part of the Candidatus Omnitrophota bacterium genome is shown below.
GGAACTAAGAGCTGAGCCGGCCCCTGGGCATCGAGGAGGTTGTCAGCAAAGCGGGTGAAAGTGCTCGCTGCATTGCCACTATCCCGGAGTTGCAGTGTAAGGAGTCGCTGCGCTGCAACAGCTCTCCTCAAGAACTCCGAAGCAGACTCCGGGAAATGTCTCGGACCTAGTGAAGCCAGCTGACCTGTGAACCGAGCCATGTCTTGCAGGTAAGGCACGCGCCTCCCCTGGCTCGATAACGAGTCGTCTTCGAATCTGCTCAGCACACTCCAGGCAAAGGTCTCGATATCTTCCGTAGATTCCCACAGCTGTCTCAACTCAAGATTTGACTCCGTATCTTGCTTATTCAAAGATGCGCGCCCAGCAGAGTCCCTCATTCTTATGTCCGAAATCCTGTCCTTAAGGTAGGCCACGAGGTACTGCGGAGACATTCCCAATTCAACCAATGCTACTGACATGGAGACGATACGCACTCCGAATACAGGCGGGAGTTCTTGAATCATTTGGATAACGCCAAGATTCATATACTTTTGAAACGCAGAAATATCTTCCCCAAAGACACCAGCTAAACGAGCTAATTCAGTCCAACTCTCTCTGTGCTCCGGATGAGAGGCCAGCTCGGGCGCAAGGACCTTGACAAATTGCTCAGGGAAGGAAGGATTGTGATCGAAAAAGCTATCTATCTCTGCCACGCTTAACCGTTCAAGACTATCCTGCAGTCGATCTGTATTAATCTCAGATGATCTCCTCAAGAAAGCCAGTTCAAAGGCCAGATGTGCGGCTGCATTCTCCGGCAAAACATAACCCTCCTTTGGATCCTCTACTACCGCCGCAACAGCACGGAAGTAGTCAAGTCCTCCTTCTTCCAGGGCTAGAGCCGTATGCACCCTGAGCGCGTGGGGCATCTCCAAAATCCCAGCCAGCTTCCGACCTTCCTCAACCCAACCTGCTCGAACCAACGCGATAGCCATTTGGGAAACATCATCCATGTATCTCTTGAAAAGGCCCGTTTCCTCATCAACTGGAATTGCCGATTCCAGGGAGCTGACTAACCGAGGAATCAGAGGCACCAATTGGCTGAGTGCCGACTCTGGCTCCTTCCTCAAGAAGCCCTTTTCGATAACCCAGCCAACCAAAGGAATCAGACTCAAGATGTAGTCCTGGAAATTACTGGCATCCTCATAAAGGCCCGAAGCCTCCAAGACTTCGCCCACAAATTCCGCAATCCACTCCGGCGAAACTCCCGCTTCTAGGAAGTAAGTGCAGCTCTGGACAAGAATTTCGCCGGCGGGCAGCATCTGGTAAAGGCCAACATCCTCGAGCAATAACTTTTTGGAGTGCGCTGCATACTCATTGACATCAATGGACGAAACACCAGCCTTCTGTGCATCGCACGCAAGAGCTGCCAATCGGAGTACCTGAACGGCCCCCTGCCTCTCCCTCAGTTGTAGCCCCATGCCATTCGCGACCCCATCCACCTCAGCCAAATGTCCAAAGAGTTCCTCTTTGACCTCCAGCAGCGAAAGATCCTCAAAGGGCGAGGGCATATCCTCCACTGCGGAAAGAGCGACTGCAATGGTCCTGAGGGCAACAGGGTCTGTCCAAAAGCTGCCCTTCTCCCCCTCATTTGCGATCCATTCCAAAGGATTTCCCCATTGTTCCAGGATCCGCCACACTTGCCCTCTGATTCTAGAGCTGAGCAAAGTTACATCGTCGGACTCTCCTAAGGATTGCACTTCAAACAAAAGATCCAGTTTCTGTCTTAAAAATCGTCTTGCCTTGTAGGGATTTTCGAACCAATGCGAAATGGAGATATCTTGGAGAGAATCATTTAAGGCACGGGCAAGAGCAAGAGCTCGCGTACTATCTCCATTTCTTGCAGCCAACTGAAAAAGGCTCATGTGTAATCTCAAATAATCCTCTTGAGAGACTCCACTCTTCAACATCTGAACCATTTTTATGGCAACTTCCCAACTGCCCACATCGGCCAAGGCATGCAACATGTCTTCCAATGCGGCAGTTTCCTGCAAATCAACAGTCACTAAACGATGTCTCAGACTTAGGAACCGGACTGCGATACTCATTTGCAGCGTCTCAGGATCTAAGGCATTTCCAAATATTCGGTATGCAGGCGCTATCTCCGCATCCTCAATTATGCTTTGGGTAACAGTATTCATCCGTGAGCCTAAGGGAACCTTCAGCACCTCAAGACCGCGACTGAGAGCCATAAGTTCTTCCCGACTCGTTCCCTCAGCCGGAGCCGCCAGGCGCGACTGAAACTCTCCAATGACCCGCGCCACATATACATCCTCCTCGGGCCAGTAGGGCACGGTCTCAGTAAAGTGAATACGGGCCCCACGCAATGGGTGCGAAGCAGAAAGCTCCAAGCCCACATCCAAGACCTTCGTTTCGTCGGGGTTGCCATAGTCGAAGCAGAATTGGAACGCTGTGGAACACAGCTCCCACATTTTCGAATCCTCACTCTCCCGCGCCACTTCGTCCAAACGATCGACCACAGCATTGATGACAACATCAGACCCAATGAAATCCGATCGCGCAATTACGCTCCCAATGATGGCCCACGCACTTTCCGTTTGTCTGATGTCCCCTCCCATGAGATTGATCAGCTCACTCGCAAGCTCAAGGCCCTCAGGTCCAACAAAAGAAATCGCTGCAATAGCACGATCCAAACCCTCAGGAATTCGCCTCTCTTGGTGAAGCTGGACCATGGATCGAGCAGCCAAGGGAGAATCTCTTAGAACAAGATCTGCTAGATAACCTTGGGCAACAAGCTGCAACATGCGATCCCCAGTGCCGAATATCTTCATATACTCTTCATGCGCCCCTGGGCCAAAATAGTGCATGGCTTCTGCTGCCTCCCTCCGGAGCTGCCCTGCGCTGGGGTCATGAACAGTCTGGCTCAGGAAAGACAAGGCTGGGGCCTCTGCAGCTTGTATCATCCGCGCAAGTTCACTCTTGGGAGCCTCAACAATTCGAGCCACGGCAAGACTTGGGCCAACTGCGCGGGCAGCTCGGATTCTCAGACCCGGCGGAAGCTCTGGGTCAATCACTGCTTCACAAAGTGCGATCTGCGCTGCGGTTCGTTGCTCACCATCAAGAGCTAATCCTCTAAATTTAGCTGCCAAAGCTTCCACCGAACTTTCACGCTCTGCGTTTGCTTTCCCCAATGTCGCTCGGTAAGAACTTGAAGTCCCTTCTCTCCAAGTACTGAATCTCAAATATGCTTCCGGGCTTAGAACACCGATAAACCTATCATCGATATCCAGGACAGAGTCCAACTCAATCAGCCTCTCCCCAAGATGTGCGTCCTTTCCCCAAGAGATCAAGGCACGAAGACCTCTCTCATCTAGCCCCGCACTGTCTTCAAGAGAAGCCACGAGCATGAACAGTCCTATCAAATCCGAAGTCCGGCCCTGTTCTCCAAAAGCCTCCAAGATCTCCCGAAGTTCTTCACGCTGAGCGTAGCCTTGGATGCGCGCCATACCGGCGTGTTCGAAAAGCCAGGTCTTGAGGATGTCTTGGATGCCTTGGTCAAAGGTGGAGACAATGGCGAGATGTGAGTCAGCCTCGTCATGGCGAGGCCCTTGAGGGCAGTGGCCATCGATGCTCCGCAAAGATTGCTTCCCCTTCGACAGGCTCAGGGTCGCAATGACAGGGAACGTCGCGTTGCTCCTCGGGGCGACGCGCTCCTCAGGCGCAGCAAGGACAGGATTGAGGCTGGTACAAAGAAAAACCTGAACCAGAACAAGCGCAATGACGCGCACGATGGGTGCAAAAGGACGTCTTGGAGGGACAGCAAAAGTGCTTTTCGGTCGCATAACTTTGGTGATTGTGAGGGGAATGGATCTTTTTTCCCCCCATAAGGTTAGATTATGTGGAGTGTACCACAGAATCCTCACTTATTCAAGTATTACTATAAGTTTTAATAAGCATTGTTTCACGCCCGTTCCACGGTGCCAGGCACTGGTGCCAGGCACCGGTGCCTGGCACCGCGGTCAGTTATTGGGTGAGGCGGGTGCGGATTTCGGTGAGATCGGTCAGGGGGGCATCACAAGTGTAATTGCGGCATATATATAGGGACGGCGCTCCGTCCACGGGCCTCTTGCCCGCCAGAAGGGGGTGCGTTTCTTCAGGGTCTACGGCAGCGGCCGCAGCCACAAGCTTGTTGGGCAGGTAAGTACTGCGGATGGCCTGGAGGATGGGCTCGGCGCCCTCCCCGACCACGGCCAGCTCCAACGGTTTCTGGGTATGGCGATCCACGGCACACAACATATAGGTCAGCGAGGTGCCGTTGGTCTCGAGCAAGCGGCCCACGCCTTCCATGAGCGCCCCTGCGGTTTCCTCAAATCCGGCATTGCCGCTGTGCCCGGCCAAGCGCAACAGCACATGCGCAGCCACGGAACTTCCCGAAGGCGTTGCCCCGTCAAAAGGATCCTTGGGCCGCACCACCAGCTTTTCTTGATCGCTTCCAGTGATGTAGAAACACCGGCCCGCCTCATCCCAGAACAGAGCGATCATCGCCTCGGTTAGGTCTTGAGCCTCGGCCAACCAGTTCGGATCAAAATCGCTCTCGTAGAGGTCGATGAGCGCCTCGGACAAATACGCGTAGTCTTCCAGATAGGCGGGAATCTTGGCCTCGCCCTTGCGCCAGGTCCGCAAAAGCCTTCCGTTCTGCCGCATGTCCGTTAAAACAAAATGCGCCGCCTTTTGCGCAGCCTGCAAATAGCGCGCCTCGCCCAACACCTGATAGCCCTGCGCCAGCGCCCCGATCAGCATGCCGTTCCACGCCGCGACCGCTTTATCGTCTTTAGCAGGCGCCGCGCGATGCGCCCGCGCTGCCAAAAGCTTCTGCCGGGCCGCGGCAAATCCGGAAGCATCCCCCTGGCCTGCCACATGCAACACACTCTTGCCGTCTTCAAAATTCCCGGCCTCTGTCACCCCGTAAAACTCACAGAAGCGCGGGCCCTCTTCCCCGCCCAAGACAGCCGTAATCTCCGCCGGGTCCCAAACATAATACTTGCCCTCTTCGCCTTCGCTGTCCGCATCTTGAGAAGAATAGAACCCCCCGGCCGGATCGCTCATCTCACGCAGCACATAGTCCAGAGTCCCGCGCGCCACATCCGCGTAAGGCTCCTTCCCAGTGGCCTGAAAGCCCTGCAAATAGACCCGCGCCAACAAGGCGTTGTCGTAAAGCATTTTCTCAAAGTGAGGAATGAGCCATTGCGCATCCACGCTGTAACGATGAAAGCCGCCGCCGAGCAGGTCATGCATGCCGCCCGCCGCCATGTGGCTCAAGGTCTTATCCACTACCTCCAAAGCCCCGGGCTGCCCCGAATTCTTCCAATAGCGCAGCACCAACTCCAGCGCCGTGCTCTGCGGAAACTTTGGCGCACCCCCGAAACCGCCGTTCTCCAGGTCAAAGGCCTGGCCCAAAGTAGCCACTGCCCCGTCCACCCACGCAGCATCCACGGTTTGCCTCTCGGAGCTCAGCTGCGCCCATTGCTCCAAAAAATCAAAGAGCTTCGCGGCCAAAGCATCGACCTCTGCATGGTTGTTCTGGTACTGGAGGGCCACACTCTTCAAAATGCGCGGGAAACCCGGCATGCCTGGGCGATCTTCAGGCGGGAAATAGGTGCCCGCAAAAAAAGGCCGCAGATCGGGCGTCAAAAACACCGTCATGGGCCAGCCGCCGCGGCCGGTCATACCGGTCACCGCTTGCATGTAAATGGTGTCCAGGTCGGGCCGCTCCTCTCGATCCACTTTGATATTGATGAACTTCTCGTTCATGAGCGCCGCGATATCCGGATTCTCAAAGGACTCGTGCTCCATCACGTGGCACCAATGGCAGGCGGAATAACCGATACTCAGGAGGATGGGTTTGTTCTGTTCGCGCGCGGCCGTAAGGGCAACAGCGCTCCACGGGTACCAATGCACCGGATTGTCGGCATGCTGGAGCAAATAGGGACTGCTTTCCTGGGCCAGATGATTGCGCGGGGCTTCTTGGGCGGCCACGGGTTCTCCTTCGCTCATTTCCGCTGCAGGTTCAGAGGCATAAGCGGGATAGCTTAGCAGAAGGAGGGCGAGGATGGAACAAAGATGGCCACGCCTCACCAGGCTCGGCTCGCCATGACGCTGTGGCGTCGGATTGCTTCGCGCCGCCCGCAATGACGATGGAGGCTTTGCTCGCAATAACGAAATTGTCTTATTCCGCATTCACCACAAAGCTGTCGGCAAAACGCTTGCGCAGCCGCGCCACTTCGGCCACAGCCTCATCCATGGTCGAAAACTCCCCCACTTGCACGCGATGCCAAGTGGTCCCGGTCTCGTTGCTGGCCGGACTAATACTCGCCGTCATCCCCTCGCCTTTGAGCGCAGCCACCAATTCGCTGGCAGTTTCCAGGCTGCGGAAGGATGCCACCTGAATGGCGTAGACATTTTCCCCGGCCTTGGGAGGCTGAGGCGCGACAGCCATCTTCTTGAAGGGAAAGGCCTCGGGGGATTTCTGTGTCACGGCCGGAGCCGGCACAGGGGTCCGGGACGGATCTTGGGCTGCCTGTTGCGGAGGAGTCTTCGGGCTTGAACTCACCGCCTGGCTCCCGGCCGCGGCGTTGTCCTGCTCCCGCGGGGCGGATGTCTCTACCTGGCGGACACTTGTGCTGGTGTAAATTTCGATTTCAGGCTGGCCTTGCTGCCCCACAATCTGGGTGATCGCCGTCTCAGGAGAGCCGCTCTCCGTACGGGAACGGGGGGAGATCCCCCAGGTCGCCCAGGTCACTAAGAGAATCAAACCCGCGGCTACGGGAATGGCAAAGGCCGGACGCTGCCAAAATTTGATATTCGATGGCTCGGTCATTGGATGTCCTCTCTTATCCGGGGACACAATAGGTATTGTCCCCGTAATATTTGACAAAATGTCCTTGCAGGATCCCCGAATCAAGCATTCAGTATAGTCGTGCCTATGCTGGGACGTCAACGCTGCCAATGGCTTAGGAACTAAGACTTTTTAAATGGGAAGGCTTTGTACAGATTTTACAGGAAACCCCTTGCGCATTACCCCTGATCTCTGTATAATTTTTGGAATTTCCCATATAGAAAGGTCGGTCAAAGTGAAAGGTGTCATCACCAAACGTCATGTCATCAGCCATCCCCACCTGGTCATTCAAGGTTTTGGCCTGCGTGTATTTTTACGCGCGCTCGCGGCCGGATCCAATGACACCTTCTTCGAGGTTATCGTGCGCGAGTGGGCCCAGCCTGTGGACCCGACACCGGACAAGACCTTTGTCTTTGATCAGATGACGCGTCTGGAACTGCGCATCTCGCATATCTACCGGATACTCGCCGGCAAATTCGCCAACGAAAACAAGCGCGCATCCAAGTTCTTTTCCACACTGGCGCGTCATGAGCGCGGTCATGCGGAACTCATCCGCCTGGCAAAATTGGAAATGCTTCGCGGACGCTTGCGAGGCGATTTGTGGCGCGTGGAGCACCACCATTTGGAAGAGGCCGGTAAGCTGGTACGTTCCATTCATGCCCAAGCCCATCAAGCGCACGACTTGCCCCAGGCCCTGGATTACGTGCGGCGCTTGGAAAACTCGTCAGCCAACCTGCTTTTCGACAGCTTCAGGGTTTCCCTAAGCTCGCGCCGTTTCTCGGCAGCAGAGCGTATTGTCTTCTCTACCCAACAGCACGAGCGCTATTACCGCGCGGGCATGGCCTCTTTAGAACGGGAATTTGCGCTCACAAACTGACGTGTGCTTGTCTGCACACGTCACGGCGAGGAGTTCCCGCTTTGCCCGCAGATCCCCGTCTTCCTTCGAGACGCTGCTTCGCAGCTCCTCAGGATGAGCGGGGCGGGGATGACAGCGCGCTGTTGGAATGACAATCGCTAGCGCGCGCCGGCAGGATCGGCGTGGATGGTTACCTCGGCCCCCGCAAATTTCTTCTTAATTGCATCCGTAAGGTCTTCGGTCAAATCGTGCGCTCGCCGGAAGTCGGTCTCTCCGGCAATTTCCAGATGGAATTCCACAAAAATCCTGCCCCCGACTTGCCGCGAGCGGAAATCATGAAAGTCCACGATCCCGGGGTGAAAATTGAGGATTAGATCCTTCATCTCCTGGTAGCTTGATTCCGGCAGAGCCCGGTCCACCAGTTCGTCCACGGCCTTGCGCACAATGGCCGAACCTTGGTGCAAGATATAGGCGCCAATGATCACCGAAAACACCAAATCCCAGTAAGGTTCGCGCGTGACTTCCACCGCAAAGAGCGTGAGCAGCACACCCGCATTGCTGAAGAGATCCGTGGAATAATGGAGGTGTTCGGTCTCCACGATCAGGCTTTCTTTCTTGTTGAAAGCCCGACGCAAACGGAAGATCAGCCACCCCGTCACTGCCATTGACAAAACCATGACCCACACGCCTGCATTCAAATTATGCAGCCGGTGTTCGCCGGTGATCATGCGGCGCATGGATTCCCCGGCCACCCACACTCCGGTCAGCCCGAAAAACACCCCTTGAAACAGACCGGCCAGGCTCTGGATCTTTCCGTGGCCGTAGCGGTGATCCGCGTCAGGCGGGGCCTCCGCGCGCTTCAGCAAAAAGCGATTGGCCAAGGACACGAACACATCAATCAACGAATCAATGCCCGACGCCAGAATTGCCATGGAATTCGTAAAGAATCCAAAGCCGAGCTTGAGCACTGCCAAGCAGGCGGCAATGCCCGCAACCAATGTCAGGGTATGGTAGCCGGGATGGGCTGGAGCTTTTGAGTTTGCCATGAGTTTAAGGATATTGTGCCTTGACCACGGTATGGATTCCGCCGCGCACGTAGAAATCTCCTTCTATCTCTATCTGGCGGGGCGCGCACGCGGCCGCCAAATCATCCAGGATCTGATTGGTGACAGCCTCGTGAAAGGCGCCCTCATTTCGATAAGACCACAAATACAACTTCAGGCTCTTGAGCTCAAGGCACCGCTCGTTGGGCACATAGCGAATGCGGATCGTAGCAAAGTCCGGTTGCCCCGTGCGCGGGCACACGCAGGTGAACTCAGGACAATCAAAACTGATCCAGTAGTCGCGCTCCGTTTTGGGATTGGGAAAGGTCTCCAATTGTTTACTGGCTTGGGTCGACACGGCTAGTCCTCTTTTCGTTTCCAAACATAGCTATAGATCGGCCGTTCTTCCTCGACAAAGCGCTGATGGTAGGAGGAATACGCAAAGAGCGCTTCATCCTGACCCTCAAGAGGCAGCGGCTCAAGTTCACTTACCGCTCCGATTTGCGCACGGGCAAAATCGAAAAGCTCCGGCACATCCGTCACAAAACGGAAGAGCCCGCCCGGCTGAAGCGTGGCCGCCATGGCACGCACGGTTCCGGTTTGCAATGTGCGGCGCCGGTGGTGGCGGCGCTTGGGCCACGGATCCGGGAAAAGAACATGATACTCCGAAACCACCGGGCCGCGCAGGTGCTTCTCCAAGAGCGGTTCCACATAGGCGCAGACAACGCGGCAATTCTCCAGGCCGCGCCGCGC
Proteins encoded:
- a CDS encoding thioredoxin domain-containing protein; the encoded protein is MSEGEPVAAQEAPRNHLAQESSPYLLQHADNPVHWYPWSAVALTAAREQNKPILLSIGYSACHWCHVMEHESFENPDIAALMNEKFINIKVDREERPDLDTIYMQAVTGMTGRGGWPMTVFLTPDLRPFFAGTYFPPEDRPGMPGFPRILKSVALQYQNNHAEVDALAAKLFDFLEQWAQLSSERQTVDAAWVDGAVATLGQAFDLENGGFGGAPKFPQSTALELVLRYWKNSGQPGALEVVDKTLSHMAAGGMHDLLGGGFHRYSVDAQWLIPHFEKMLYDNALLARVYLQGFQATGKEPYADVARGTLDYVLREMSDPAGGFYSSQDADSEGEEGKYYVWDPAEITAVLGGEEGPRFCEFYGVTEAGNFEDGKSVLHVAGQGDASGFAAARQKLLAARAHRAAPAKDDKAVAAWNGMLIGALAQGYQVLGEARYLQAAQKAAHFVLTDMRQNGRLLRTWRKGEAKIPAYLEDYAYLSEALIDLYESDFDPNWLAEAQDLTEAMIALFWDEAGRCFYITGSDQEKLVVRPKDPFDGATPSGSSVAAHVLLRLAGHSGNAGFEETAGALMEGVGRLLETNGTSLTYMLCAVDRHTQKPLELAVVGEGAEPILQAIRSTYLPNKLVAAAAAVDPEETHPLLAGKRPVDGAPSLYICRNYTCDAPLTDLTEIRTRLTQ
- a CDS encoding SPOR domain-containing protein, whose amino-acid sequence is MTEPSNIKFWQRPAFAIPVAAGLILLVTWATWGISPRSRTESGSPETAITQIVGQQGQPEIEIYTSTSVRQVETSAPREQDNAAAGSQAVSSSPKTPPQQAAQDPSRTPVPAPAVTQKSPEAFPFKKMAVAPQPPKAGENVYAIQVASFRSLETASELVAALKGEGMTASISPASNETGTTWHRVQVGEFSTMDEAVAEVARLRKRFADSFVVNAE
- a CDS encoding cation transporter — encoded protein: MANSKAPAHPGYHTLTLVAGIAACLAVLKLGFGFFTNSMAILASGIDSLIDVFVSLANRFLLKRAEAPPDADHRYGHGKIQSLAGLFQGVFFGLTGVWVAGESMRRMITGEHRLHNLNAGVWVMVLSMAVTGWLIFRLRRAFNKKESLIVETEHLHYSTDLFSNAGVLLTLFAVEVTREPYWDLVFSVIIGAYILHQGSAIVRKAVDELVDRALPESSYQEMKDLILNFHPGIVDFHDFRSRQVGGRIFVEFHLEIAGETDFRRAHDLTEDLTDAIKKKFAGAEVTIHADPAGAR
- the queF gene encoding NADPH-dependent 7-cyano-7-deazaguanine reductase QueF translates to MSTQASKQLETFPNPKTERDYWISFDCPEFTCVCPRTGQPDFATIRIRYVPNERCLELKSLKLYLWSYRNEGAFHEAVTNQILDDLAAACAPRQIEIEGDFYVRGGIHTVVKAQYP
- the trmB gene encoding tRNA (guanosine(46)-N7)-methyltransferase TrmB, yielding MPDVIANGVTRSMLTLETLSGKIDSQTMFGNDAPLVVDMGCGRGKFLADQAALEPHKNFVGIEKSRKFSRIAAERVARRGLENCRVVCAYVEPLLEKHLRGPVVSEYHVLFPDPWPKRRHHRRRTLQTGTVRAMAATLQPGGLFRFVTDVPELFDFARAQIGAVSELEPLPLEGQDEALFAYSSYHQRFVEEERPIYSYVWKRKED